In Bacteroidales bacterium, a genomic segment contains:
- a CDS encoding glycosyltransferase family 39 protein: MLILFLIISTIFLTYKHENKIMFLLSGIFAGLAFYTKFTILFYILIQLIYFIIFLKKIKFKNILFYYIGILIVFITFSFMGYFSWLTLITGKSIAVIKASIEQNSSIRQISQFLYFGSPFLIIFILGIILKIFRNVTFIEKIVYLSLIFGAFIFIVSTFYYSDFNRYLLVFIIPLFPFFIKIVNKIKITKIESIIILFTNYIILTILIIF, from the coding sequence TTGTTAATATTATTTTTAATTATATCAACAATTTTCCTAACATATAAGCATGAAAATAAAATAATGTTTCTTCTTTCAGGCATTTTTGCTGGACTTGCTTTTTACACAAAATTTACAATATTATTCTACATATTAATTCAACTTATTTACTTTATTATATTTCTAAAAAAAATAAAATTTAAAAATATTCTTTTTTATTATATAGGTATTCTCATAGTGTTTATTACTTTTAGTTTTATGGGATATTTTTCATGGTTAACTTTAATAACTGGGAAAAGTATTGCGGTTATAAAAGCAAGTATTGAGCAAAATTCTTCGATCAGACAAATAAGCCAATTTTTATATTTTGGTTCTCCGTTTTTAATAATTTTTATATTGGGAATAATATTAAAAATTTTCAGAAACGTTACTTTTATTGAAAAAATTGTTTATTTATCATTAATATTTGGTGCATTTATTTTTATTGTTTCAACATTTTACTATTCTGATTTTAACAGGTACTTACTGGTTTTTATCATACCATTATTCCCGTTCTTCATTAAGATCGTTAATAAAATAAAAATTACTAAAATTGAATCAATAATAATACTATTTACTAATTATATAATACTGACGATATTAATTATATTTTAA